A stretch of the Anaerolineae bacterium genome encodes the following:
- a CDS encoding VWA domain-containing protein: MKHRHSLLSAQSGQSLAIVALGMVVLLSVAGLVVDVGNAYALQRKVRNAADAAALAGARELASRNLTTNANVLSAARRYAALNYVSSDNLEVWYADVDGNPLQPVNNDGFAPPAEVGGVPVESVLVEARGSVMAYLAHLVGVHSFRAAERSLGRIMCGACSAGDLFPAAVSLDTFAHNGGVPLIGPPYIFWGDPTAPGSFGWLSWNTDPGHTSNTTLVFNIANRHSSGRWHVGDWIPTGPGVMPSHGVSSAIDALIASGENTVTVPVYNAVTGTGEGVHYQVAGFVRLEITGYNFTGKDKYLQGNFVRWVEGDAEGGCADMGVCVVKLRPPMTEARSIAGVVSIWESRLVVPPGGDRFPVDVVNVVDTSGSMNDRWSPGQETRLTTAKRALSEFHDYLMPDVGDRAGLVTFPAISSGEWYSLLCGSAWKNTYYLGQPVLGLTSTVGSLQAAIEALSATGGTALASAVQVGRHTVLPEGAATPGRTPVLIVASDGIPNCTIDGRWTGFSDDGATSLPCNAMAEQHAIEQANIAKQAGIEIYTIAIGDHFDSSVLRAMASEDTDPSRPHFYQADDPAELEEIYRTIARRLFGERPTCTVDEFEATGEGATVSIYKDGSLYATTTASATGSYVFSNVEPGQYVFAVNLQKYGLTYDVLTEVIGGPAASSPITITVGQGTGTYLRDLYVKTSTPLVCP; encoded by the coding sequence GTGAAGCATAGGCACAGCTTGTTATCGGCCCAGAGCGGGCAGTCGCTAGCCATCGTGGCCTTAGGGATGGTCGTGCTTCTGAGCGTAGCCGGCCTGGTGGTGGACGTGGGAAATGCTTACGCCCTGCAGAGAAAGGTGCGCAATGCCGCCGACGCCGCCGCGCTGGCCGGTGCCAGGGAGCTCGCCAGCCGCAACCTGACCACGAACGCCAACGTACTCAGTGCGGCGCGTCGCTACGCCGCGCTCAACTATGTATCGTCAGACAACCTCGAGGTGTGGTACGCCGACGTGGACGGGAACCCTCTCCAGCCAGTCAACAACGACGGCTTCGCCCCGCCCGCAGAGGTCGGCGGCGTGCCGGTGGAGAGCGTGCTGGTCGAGGCGCGTGGGTCAGTCATGGCTTACCTGGCTCACCTGGTCGGGGTGCACTCGTTTCGGGCGGCCGAGCGATCCCTGGGCAGGATCATGTGCGGCGCCTGTTCTGCCGGCGACCTCTTCCCGGCTGCGGTCTCCCTGGATACCTTCGCTCACAACGGGGGAGTCCCGCTAATTGGCCCCCCATACATTTTCTGGGGCGACCCCACCGCCCCCGGTAGCTTCGGCTGGCTGTCGTGGAACACCGATCCCGGCCACACCAGCAATACCACTCTCGTCTTCAACATCGCCAACCGTCACAGCAGCGGTCGGTGGCACGTAGGCGACTGGATCCCCACCGGCCCGGGCGTGATGCCCAGCCATGGCGTGAGCTCGGCCATTGACGCGCTCATCGCCAGCGGCGAGAACACAGTCACTGTCCCCGTGTACAACGCCGTGACCGGCACCGGGGAGGGAGTGCATTACCAGGTCGCGGGCTTCGTCAGGCTGGAGATCACGGGGTACAACTTCACTGGAAAGGACAAGTACCTGCAGGGCAACTTCGTCCGTTGGGTGGAGGGCGACGCCGAGGGCGGCTGCGCCGACATGGGCGTGTGCGTGGTCAAGCTGAGACCGCCGATGACGGAGGCCAGGAGCATCGCCGGAGTGGTTTCCATCTGGGAATCCCGGTTGGTGGTGCCACCGGGGGGCGACCGGTTCCCGGTTGATGTGGTCAACGTCGTAGACACGTCCGGCAGTATGAACGACCGCTGGAGTCCTGGGCAGGAGACCAGGCTAACCACGGCCAAGAGGGCCCTCAGCGAGTTCCACGACTACTTGATGCCGGACGTGGGCGACCGGGCCGGGCTGGTGACGTTCCCGGCGATCAGCAGCGGGGAGTGGTATTCCTTGCTCTGTGGCTCTGCCTGGAAGAACACCTACTACCTGGGTCAGCCGGTCTTGGGGCTGACCTCCACCGTGGGGAGTCTGCAGGCTGCCATAGAAGCTCTCTCGGCCACGGGGGGAACAGCGCTGGCTTCGGCGGTTCAGGTTGGCCGTCACACGGTCCTTCCCGAGGGCGCGGCCACGCCCGGGCGCACGCCTGTGCTTATCGTCGCCAGCGATGGCATACCGAACTGCACTATTGACGGGCGGTGGACGGGCTTCAGCGACGACGGAGCCACCTCCCTGCCCTGCAACGCCATGGCGGAGCAGCACGCCATAGAGCAAGCCAACATCGCCAAGCAGGCGGGCATAGAGATCTACACCATCGCTATCGGCGATCACTTCGACAGCAGCGTGCTCAGGGCCATGGCGAGCGAAGACACCGATCCGAGCCGGCCCCACTTCTACCAGGCCGACGATCCGGCGGAACTGGAGGAGATCTACCGCACCATCGCCCGACGCCTGTTCGGCGAGCGACCCACCTGCACTGTCGACGAGTTCGAGGCCACTGGCGAGGGTGCCACCGTATCCATCTACAAGGACGGGAGCCTCTACGCGACGACCACGGCGTCCGCAACGGGAAGCTATGTGTTCTCCAACGTCGAGCCTGGGCAATACGTCTTCGCCGTGAACCTGCAAAAGTACGGGTTGACGTATGATGTGCTCACCGAGGTCATCGGCGGCCCCGCGGCGAGCAGCCCCATCACGATCACGGTGGGTCAGGGTACCGGCACCTATCTTCGTGACCTCTACGTGAAGACTTCCACACCTCTAGTCTGTCCCTAA
- a CDS encoding pilus assembly protein: protein MSPNHFAREDGQEAVEFALSVPLLMALIVGFLYMGLILYSQVTLTNAARVGTSYLVREPLASDDEVENVIRARLGILDQTAVTIEISPPRDERVPYVQVDVSLRYNAPVPTISFPNFGGGSPIAVVRPLQLRADSTLNVE, encoded by the coding sequence ATGTCACCCAACCACTTCGCCAGAGAAGACGGGCAAGAAGCGGTCGAGTTCGCCCTGTCGGTCCCCTTGCTCATGGCCCTCATCGTGGGCTTCCTCTACATGGGGCTGATACTGTACAGCCAGGTCACCCTGACCAACGCCGCCCGAGTGGGCACCAGCTACCTGGTGCGCGAGCCGTTGGCGAGCGACGATGAAGTGGAGAACGTGATCCGGGCCAGGCTCGGCATCCTCGATCAGACAGCTGTCACGATCGAGATAAGCCCTCCGCGCGACGAGCGAGTCCCCTACGTCCAGGTGGACGTCAGCCTGAGATACAACGCGCCCGTTCCCACCATCTCGTTCCCCAACTTCGGGGGTGGGTCTCCCATTGCCGTGGTACGCCCCCTCCAGCTACGGGCGGACTCGACGCTGAACGTGGAGTGA
- a CDS encoding pilus assembly protein, whose translation MRKTDNLREERGSALVETAFASVFLTLLVVAVFEFGMVFSSYVAVISASRAGASYASMHPSPADPDYNRYADVARNELRAAFLDMREVSILPPETPEGMAPGQQVRVTVTYRLRTFTSGISLPIMGRLGLPDSYTVSWTTAMPIR comes from the coding sequence ATGAGGAAGACAGACAACCTGAGAGAGGAGCGGGGGAGTGCGCTGGTGGAGACGGCGTTTGCCAGCGTGTTCCTTACTCTGCTGGTGGTAGCCGTCTTCGAGTTTGGCATGGTGTTCTCCTCCTACGTCGCCGTGATCAGCGCTTCCCGAGCTGGAGCCAGCTACGCCTCCATGCACCCCAGCCCGGCCGACCCCGACTACAACCGCTACGCCGACGTGGCCCGCAACGAACTGCGGGCGGCCTTCCTGGACATGCGAGAGGTCTCCATCCTTCCACCGGAGACGCCCGAAGGTATGGCTCCAGGGCAACAGGTGCGGGTGACAGTCACTTACCGGCTGCGTACGTTCACCAGCGGCATCTCCTTGCCCATCATGGGGCGCCTGGGCCTTCCCGATTCGTACACCGTGAGCTGGACCACGGCCATGCCCATCCGATGA
- a CDS encoding Flp family type IVb pilin codes for MPYCLQALEFIRRPFRRQEGQGLVEYALILVLVALVVIAALILLGNRIGGVFGTVNDSLDPAAIAATATALAGS; via the coding sequence ATGCCGTACTGCTTGCAGGCACTCGAGTTCATCCGCAGGCCGTTCCGGCGGCAAGAGGGGCAGGGTCTGGTGGAGTACGCGCTGATCCTGGTTCTAGTGGCGCTCGTGGTGATCGCGGCGCTGATTCTGCTGGGCAACCGCATCGGCGGGGTATTCGGGACGGTCAATGACAGCCTGGATCCCGCGGCCATCGCGGCGACGGCGACGGCTCTCGCGGGCTCGTAG
- a CDS encoding response regulator transcription factor, which yields MMQTAEDGAMRVLIVDDHPVFREGLRHILEADPSIDVVGEADTGDMALREARRHLPDVVILDVNMPALDGLQAARRICQELDETRVVLLTAFHDEEQMMRAFRVGVSAYYAKDVPPGELLAALQEVRSGRYVVQGRCMTREELGAWLTRRLRGVAEEGELPEEACVPLTAREMEVLVSVAHGMSNKEIARHLSISEQTVKNHMSSILRKLRAADRTQAAMYAVRHGWVRLQDLVDAGA from the coding sequence GTGATGCAGACTGCTGAGGACGGGGCCATGCGGGTCCTCATCGTTGACGACCACCCGGTCTTCCGGGAGGGACTGCGGCACATACTGGAGGCCGACCCGTCTATAGACGTGGTAGGGGAGGCCGACACGGGCGATATGGCCCTGCGTGAGGCACGCCGGCACCTGCCCGACGTGGTAATCCTAGACGTCAACATGCCTGCCCTGGACGGGCTCCAGGCCGCGAGGCGTATCTGCCAGGAACTGGATGAGACGCGGGTGGTGCTGCTGACTGCCTTCCACGATGAAGAACAGATGATGCGCGCCTTCCGGGTGGGAGTGTCTGCCTACTACGCCAAGGACGTACCTCCGGGAGAGCTCCTTGCGGCCCTGCAGGAGGTACGGTCGGGCCGATACGTGGTTCAGGGGCGGTGCATGACTCGGGAGGAGCTGGGCGCGTGGCTCACTCGGAGGCTGAGAGGGGTGGCCGAGGAGGGGGAGCTACCGGAGGAGGCGTGTGTCCCGCTCACGGCGAGGGAGATGGAAGTACTAGTGAGCGTGGCGCATGGGATGAGCAATAAGGAGATCGCCCGGCATCTCAGCATAAGCGAGCAGACGGTCAAGAACCACATGAGTTCCATTCTGAGGAAGCTGAGAGCCGCGGACCGCACCCAGGCGGCCATGTACGCTGTGCGGCACGGCTGGGTGCGGCTTCAGGACCTGGTCGATGCCGGAGCGTGA
- a CDS encoding LysM peptidoglycan-binding domain-containing protein, whose protein sequence is MRHRSLLGPALALLLAACTAQTAQEARTPTPTMTPRPTFTSTPRATATPVATATPMATPTPVATDTPEPEPTPTPQIHVVRAGETLSGIAEAYGVSLSALIEANDITNPSLVLVGQELIIPSS, encoded by the coding sequence ATGAGACATCGCTCCTTGCTGGGGCCGGCCCTGGCCCTGCTGTTGGCGGCATGCACTGCCCAGACGGCTCAGGAGGCCCGCACGCCCACTCCCACTATGACACCCCGGCCTACGTTCACCTCCACCCCGCGTGCTACAGCCACTCCGGTGGCCACCGCTACCCCTATGGCCACCCCTACGCCGGTGGCCACGGATACTCCGGAACCGGAGCCTACCCCAACGCCGCAGATACACGTGGTGAGAGCGGGGGAGACCCTCTCCGGCATCGCGGAGGCCTATGGGGTCAGCTTGAGCGCGCTGATCGAGGCCAACGACATCACCAACCCTTCGCTGGTTCTGGTGGGCCAGGAGCTGATCATTCCCTCATCGTAG
- a CDS encoding DEAD/DEAH box helicase, whose amino-acid sequence MTLAQLIERLRLDPSFMANVTAWHVFPERAASYAPFPEIDPRLRSALERRGVRQLYSHQAEAIEAIGRGENVAVVTPTASGKTLCYNLPVLNRVLQDPEARALYLFPTKALSQDQMDEVHDLIGLAGADIRTYTYDGDTPGEVRRRVREAGHIVVTNPDMLHTGILPHHTKWVDLFENLRYVVIDEIHTYRGIFGSHVTNVLRRLRRVCQFYGSNPQFICCSATIANPGELAERLLELPVTLVHRNGAPAGEKHFIIYNPPVVNRELGIRRSAVLEARRIAGQFLSHDVQTIVFARTRLVTEVLLTYLQDFVVSQGKPRDSVRGYRGGYLPLQRREIERGLRDGSVRGVVTTNALELGIDIGQLSACVMTGYPGTIASTLQQAGRAGRKRDISIAVMVASSSPLDQYVARHPSYFFGRTPESALINPDNLLVAASHIKCAAFELPFREDEEFGRFQGLPQMLEYLQGEQVLHRVDRTWYWMSEQYPANEISLRTGVTDNFVIIDTTEGSRVLGEVDRFSAPMLIHEDAIYIHEGRQFHVDRLDWDEAKAYVRSVDVDYYTDADLAVNVKVIDVFEQEDRGRTRAAHGEVLVAALATVYKKIKLYTHENVGWGQIHLPEQQMHTSAFWFSLPEPTVQALIERNLWRVPVVDYGPNWRTQRRRARERDGFRCRHCGAPEPPGREHDVHHLRSLRELGYGPEGGDFEQANALDNLVTLCRACHMKAEAPRMMQGALTGVASLARHVSALFLMCDSRDLGVFAEVRSVFTREPTLFIYDSVPAGIGLSERLYRGQAQVLQAALEQVEACPCECGCPSCVGPVGETDQAAKANTIALLRYLTEAED is encoded by the coding sequence ATGACTCTGGCGCAGCTCATCGAGCGCCTCCGGCTCGACCCCTCCTTCATGGCCAACGTCACGGCGTGGCACGTCTTCCCGGAGAGGGCGGCGTCTTACGCGCCCTTCCCGGAGATAGATCCGCGCCTCCGGTCCGCCCTGGAGCGCCGGGGGGTGCGACAGCTCTACTCCCACCAGGCGGAGGCCATCGAGGCCATCGGCCGAGGGGAGAACGTGGCCGTGGTCACTCCCACGGCGTCAGGCAAGACCCTCTGCTACAACTTGCCCGTCCTCAACCGGGTGCTGCAGGACCCAGAGGCGCGGGCGCTGTACCTGTTTCCCACCAAAGCCCTCTCCCAGGATCAGATGGACGAGGTACACGACCTCATCGGCCTGGCGGGGGCCGACATTCGCACGTACACCTACGACGGCGACACCCCGGGCGAGGTGAGGCGGCGGGTCCGGGAGGCGGGCCACATCGTGGTGACCAATCCGGACATGCTGCATACCGGGATACTCCCCCATCACACCAAGTGGGTGGACCTGTTCGAGAACCTGCGCTACGTGGTGATAGACGAGATACACACCTACCGCGGCATCTTCGGCAGCCACGTGACCAACGTGCTGCGTCGGCTCAGACGTGTCTGCCAGTTCTACGGCAGCAACCCCCAGTTCATCTGCTGCTCGGCCACCATCGCCAACCCAGGAGAACTGGCGGAGCGGTTGTTGGAGCTGCCCGTCACCCTCGTGCACCGGAACGGGGCGCCCGCGGGCGAGAAGCACTTCATCATCTACAACCCTCCGGTGGTGAACCGTGAGCTGGGCATCCGGCGCTCGGCAGTACTGGAAGCCAGGCGCATCGCCGGGCAGTTCCTCAGCCACGACGTGCAGACGATCGTCTTCGCTCGCACCCGATTGGTGACCGAGGTGCTGCTCACCTACTTGCAGGACTTCGTCGTCTCTCAGGGCAAGCCGCGGGACAGCGTCCGCGGGTATCGGGGTGGGTACCTGCCCCTGCAGCGGCGGGAGATCGAGCGCGGCTTGCGGGACGGCTCGGTCCGGGGAGTGGTAACCACCAATGCCCTGGAGCTGGGCATAGACATCGGTCAGTTGTCGGCATGCGTGATGACTGGCTACCCCGGGACTATCGCCAGCACCTTGCAGCAGGCGGGGAGGGCAGGGCGGAAGCGGGACATATCCATCGCGGTGATGGTGGCCAGCTCCAGCCCGCTCGATCAGTACGTGGCCCGGCACCCCTCCTACTTCTTCGGCAGGACTCCCGAGTCTGCCTTGATCAACCCGGACAACCTCCTGGTGGCGGCCAGCCACATCAAGTGTGCCGCCTTCGAGTTGCCCTTCCGGGAGGACGAGGAGTTCGGCCGCTTCCAGGGACTGCCTCAGATGCTGGAATACCTTCAGGGCGAGCAGGTCCTGCATCGGGTAGATAGGACCTGGTACTGGATGAGCGAGCAGTACCCTGCCAATGAGATCTCGCTTCGCACGGGAGTGACGGACAACTTCGTCATCATAGACACCACCGAGGGCAGTCGCGTCCTGGGTGAAGTGGATCGGTTCAGCGCCCCCATGCTCATTCACGAGGACGCCATCTACATCCATGAGGGTCGTCAGTTCCACGTGGATCGGCTGGACTGGGATGAGGCCAAGGCATACGTGCGCTCGGTGGACGTGGACTACTACACCGACGCTGACCTGGCGGTGAACGTCAAAGTAATTGACGTATTCGAGCAGGAAGACCGCGGCCGCACCCGAGCGGCGCATGGCGAGGTGCTGGTGGCGGCTCTGGCGACGGTGTACAAGAAGATCAAGCTCTACACCCATGAGAACGTGGGCTGGGGCCAGATTCACCTGCCCGAGCAGCAGATGCACACTTCGGCCTTTTGGTTTAGCCTGCCGGAGCCCACCGTTCAGGCTCTGATCGAGAGGAACCTGTGGCGAGTGCCCGTAGTGGACTACGGGCCCAACTGGCGCACCCAGAGGCGGCGGGCACGCGAAAGGGACGGGTTTCGCTGCCGCCACTGTGGGGCGCCCGAGCCACCGGGCCGCGAGCACGACGTCCACCACCTGCGGTCGCTGCGGGAGCTCGGCTATGGGCCCGAAGGCGGGGACTTCGAGCAAGCCAACGCGCTCGACAACCTGGTGACCCTGTGTCGCGCCTGTCACATGAAGGCAGAGGCCCCGCGGATGATGCAAGGAGCGCTTACTGGAGTCGCGAGCCTGGCCCGCCACGTGTCGGCGCTCTTCCTGATGTGCGACTCGCGCGACCTGGGCGTCTTTGCCGAGGTTCGCTCTGTGTTCACTCGGGAGCCCACGCTCTTCATCTACGACAGCGTGCCTGCAGGGATCGGGCTGAGCGAGCGACTATACCGGGGGCAGGCACAGGTGTTGCAGGCCGCTCTGGAACAGGTGGAGGCCTGCCCCTGTGAGTGTGGCTGCCCCTCTTGTGTCGGACCGGTGGGCGAGACGGATCAGGCGGCCAAGGCCAACACCATCGCCCTGTTGCGATACCTCACGGAGGCGGAGGATTGA
- a CDS encoding ribonuclease D: MSVPDVNHILVDRQEALDALAERLGREPAFGLDTESNSLYRYCERVCLIQISVPGADYVVDPLAVDPGPLRAVLASAEVQKVMHAGEYDIMCLRRDYGFDFCNVFDTMIAARTLGLDEIGLAPLLKQHFGVALSKRLQRANWEQRPLPPPLLQYAALDSHYLLRLRDLLLRRLQAERKLAEAEASFQEVCRACWRPKEFDPEGYLRLSGARKLGPRERLVLRELYRWREEAAQQVDRPPFRVARSDVLLRLSMLQPKSVSALEMVAPRNDGLVLQRAQEVLECIRRGQAAEAAEPGDSRARRRGPSLRQRVYDRLHRWRREQAERLGLPMEKVLASEALSELADRRPRTRGELEALGCLAPAQLQRHGGAILALLNADGGSE, from the coding sequence ATGAGCGTCCCGGACGTCAACCACATACTGGTGGATCGCCAGGAGGCTCTGGATGCCCTGGCGGAACGCCTGGGACGTGAGCCCGCCTTCGGATTGGACACCGAGTCCAACAGCCTTTATCGCTACTGCGAGCGCGTGTGCCTCATCCAGATCTCCGTGCCCGGAGCTGACTACGTCGTGGATCCTCTGGCGGTGGACCCCGGCCCGTTGCGGGCGGTGCTTGCCAGCGCCGAGGTGCAGAAGGTGATGCACGCGGGCGAATACGACATCATGTGTCTCCGGCGCGACTACGGCTTCGATTTCTGCAACGTGTTCGACACCATGATCGCCGCCCGGACCCTAGGCTTGGACGAGATTGGGCTGGCTCCGCTGCTCAAGCAGCACTTCGGCGTTGCCCTCAGCAAGCGGCTGCAGCGAGCCAACTGGGAACAGCGCCCTCTTCCGCCTCCGTTGCTCCAGTACGCTGCCCTGGACAGCCATTACCTGCTGCGATTGAGGGACCTCCTGTTGCGGCGCCTTCAGGCGGAGAGGAAGCTGGCGGAGGCGGAAGCCTCCTTCCAGGAGGTGTGCCGGGCCTGTTGGCGGCCCAAGGAGTTCGATCCTGAAGGGTACCTGCGGCTGTCAGGCGCCCGGAAGCTGGGGCCTCGGGAGCGCCTGGTCCTGCGTGAGTTGTACCGGTGGCGGGAGGAGGCGGCACAGCAGGTCGATCGCCCTCCCTTCCGGGTGGCCCGGTCGGACGTGTTGCTGCGTCTGTCCATGCTCCAGCCCAAGAGCGTGTCCGCGCTGGAGATGGTGGCGCCTCGGAACGATGGCTTGGTCCTGCAGCGGGCTCAGGAGGTACTGGAGTGCATCCGCCGGGGACAGGCAGCCGAGGCAGCGGAACCCGGGGACTCGCGCGCCCGTCGTCGCGGCCCCAGCCTGAGGCAGCGGGTGTACGACCGATTGCACCGGTGGCGTCGAGAGCAGGCGGAGCGGTTGGGCCTGCCCATGGAGAAGGTGCTGGCCTCGGAGGCCTTGAGCGAGTTGGCAGATCGCCGTCCTCGCACCCGGGGCGAGCTGGAGGCATTGGGCTGCCTGGCACCGGCGCAGTTGCAGCGACACGGCGGTGCCATCTTGGCCCTGCTCAACGCCGACGGCGGCAGCGAATGA
- a CDS encoding transglycosylase SLT domain-containing protein, which translates to MPASRRSALPGRLLSLALRLAATAAVLAGALVLAPSAAADPSQEVALSSALALKHDGRYEEAAGALQALLPHLQGPDRLQTLAQLAECHELREAWSQAAEVWHSLALSTYDRGPRSVALFRQAVALQAAGDHSQAAPLFVAFFYLRPGSPAEAEALSRAADSFAASGEWGVAAHYYRMAHDRLAAGPARLEVTLKLAEALILSEQQSVALELLRAEAATVPEEDLARYQYRWAQAERAAGQEQAGIERLRALIQHHPRSRWAHPALIELLNAGQEVDEYLRGLVNYYAKAYQQAAAAFERYLASAPPDNAGSAHYLAGLSYRSLGDTVAALAHFDAALASPESPDAPRAQFARAETLARAGDLENAVLAYRSLADSYPTHELAPKALLAAGSLLEQVGSTDRALEEYARLYQTYGDINEGREGALLAGLIRFRQGDWEGARSYFQTAADLCAGCDDRSRYAFWLARTLLAQGDAGGAAGPLQEAAASDGYYSYRARVLLSGQDPLRQPGAGNLLLPEADAGRAEAEAWLQARYDAAWHPGELPASVRDDPRFRTAQEFLQLGLRSRVVELALSLSRDLARDGIAQYSLALWLRDNGLYRPSIQCAANIIYTTPNAETEVPRFIWSLVYPTYYSDLVIQEGAANGIDPLLFFALMRQESLFDAVIGSSAGAQGLAQVMPATGDWIAGQLGDQSYSAALLLRPHVSIRYGVWYLKTQLDYLGGDTCAALAAYNAGPGNAAKWAARAGSDPDLFYETVAFSETRKYLATVLPNYLQYIRLYRE; encoded by the coding sequence GTGCCCGCCTCACGCCGCTCGGCCCTGCCGGGCCGGCTGCTTTCGCTGGCGCTGCGGTTGGCAGCCACCGCCGCGGTGCTGGCCGGGGCTCTCGTCCTAGCGCCATCGGCAGCGGCCGATCCCTCGCAGGAGGTGGCCCTGTCCTCGGCGCTCGCCCTCAAGCACGACGGTCGGTACGAAGAGGCCGCAGGGGCACTGCAGGCATTGCTGCCTCATCTCCAGGGTCCGGACCGGTTGCAGACCCTTGCCCAGCTGGCCGAGTGCCACGAGCTACGGGAGGCCTGGTCCCAGGCGGCCGAGGTCTGGCACTCCCTCGCCCTCTCCACTTACGATCGCGGCCCGCGGTCGGTGGCTCTCTTCCGCCAGGCGGTGGCGCTGCAAGCCGCGGGCGACCACAGCCAGGCGGCGCCTCTCTTTGTGGCCTTCTTCTACCTCAGGCCCGGCAGCCCCGCTGAAGCGGAAGCCCTCAGCCGGGCTGCCGACTCGTTCGCCGCCTCCGGGGAGTGGGGCGTGGCTGCTCACTACTACCGCATGGCGCACGACCGGCTCGCCGCCGGCCCCGCGCGCCTCGAGGTGACACTCAAGCTCGCAGAGGCGCTCATCCTCTCTGAGCAGCAGTCGGTCGCGCTCGAATTGCTTCGCGCGGAGGCAGCCACCGTCCCAGAAGAGGATTTGGCCCGCTACCAGTATCGCTGGGCTCAGGCCGAGCGCGCTGCCGGGCAAGAGCAGGCCGGGATCGAACGGCTGCGCGCCCTCATCCAGCACCACCCACGCTCTCGGTGGGCTCATCCGGCTCTGATCGAGCTCCTCAACGCCGGGCAGGAGGTGGACGAGTACCTTCGGGGCCTGGTGAACTACTATGCCAAAGCCTACCAGCAGGCCGCGGCCGCCTTCGAACGCTACTTGGCCAGCGCCCCTCCCGACAACGCCGGCAGCGCCCACTACCTGGCCGGCCTCAGCTACCGCTCCCTGGGAGATACCGTCGCCGCCTTGGCCCACTTCGATGCCGCGCTGGCCTCACCGGAAAGCCCCGACGCACCCCGGGCCCAGTTCGCCCGTGCCGAGACCTTAGCCCGTGCCGGAGATCTCGAGAACGCCGTCCTGGCCTACCGGTCGCTGGCCGACTCCTATCCCACCCACGAGCTGGCGCCCAAGGCCCTGCTCGCAGCCGGCAGCTTGCTGGAGCAGGTGGGCAGCACCGACCGAGCTCTGGAGGAGTACGCCAGGCTTTACCAGACCTACGGCGACATCAACGAAGGCCGAGAAGGAGCCTTGTTAGCCGGGCTCATCCGGTTCCGCCAAGGCGACTGGGAAGGAGCGCGGAGCTACTTCCAGACCGCCGCCGACCTGTGCGCGGGCTGCGACGATCGCTCTCGCTACGCCTTCTGGCTCGCCCGGACCCTCCTGGCCCAGGGGGACGCAGGCGGGGCGGCGGGCCCTTTGCAGGAGGCAGCCGCATCCGACGGGTACTACTCCTACCGAGCCCGTGTCCTTCTCTCCGGTCAGGACCCCCTGCGCCAGCCCGGCGCCGGCAACCTACTTCTGCCGGAAGCTGACGCCGGCCGAGCGGAGGCGGAAGCCTGGCTGCAAGCGCGCTACGACGCCGCGTGGCATCCGGGAGAGCTGCCTGCCTCGGTTCGGGACGACCCACGATTCCGGACCGCTCAGGAGTTCCTCCAACTGGGGTTGCGTTCTAGAGTGGTGGAGCTGGCCCTCAGCCTGAGCCGTGACCTGGCACGCGATGGCATTGCCCAGTACTCGCTAGCCCTCTGGCTGCGGGATAACGGCCTCTACCGCCCGTCCATCCAGTGCGCTGCCAACATCATCTACACTACCCCCAACGCCGAGACCGAGGTCCCCCGTTTCATCTGGTCCTTGGTCTACCCGACCTACTACTCCGACCTAGTCATTCAGGAGGGGGCCGCCAACGGCATTGATCCCCTGCTCTTCTTCGCCCTCATGCGGCAGGAGAGCCTGTTCGACGCCGTCATCGGTTCCTCGGCCGGGGCCCAGGGCCTGGCCCAGGTCATGCCCGCCACCGGAGACTGGATCGCCGGTCAGCTCGGGGACCAGAGCTACAGCGCCGCTCTCCTGCTCCGTCCCCACGTATCCATCCGTTACGGAGTCTGGTACCTCAAGACCCAGCTCGACTATTTGGGTGGAGACACTTGCGCCGCCCTTGCCGCCTACAACGCCGGACCAGGCAACGCGGCCAAGTGGGCCGCCCGCGCCGGCTCCGATCCTGATCTCTTCTACGAGACCGTGGCCTTCTCCGAGACGCGCAAGTACTTGGCGACGGTCCTGCCCAACTACCTCCAGTACATACGCCTCTATCGCGAGTGA